In the genome of Verrucomicrobia bacterium CG1_02_43_26, the window TACTAAAAGAAGAGAGCGTGAACCTAGAAGGGGAGAATTGGATCATGGAGGAGGTAGTCTCCAAAGAGTTTAGCACAAAAGAAGTTAATGAAATAACTATTAAAAATGGTGAAGTTGCGAAGGAAAAGGAAATTGAGATTAAGGCAGCTTTCGGAGAAGTTGTGAAATTGCGTTGCCCGTTTCTAACAAAAGAAGGGCAAGAAAACTTTGTAAATGAACTCTATAAAGAAGGTTATACAAGGCCTCATGAAGTTGATGATAATCTAAGCATTATTTTTGGAGCACTTGACACAATGTACGGCGGGAAGGATTGGGAAAAGATAGAAGACAACAGTGTAAATTCTATTACTGACTTAATTAAAGACAAAGAAGCTCATTTTGAAACGATCAACTATATGGAGGAAAACAACGGAGCACTATCTTTCTATATCGAACAGATGTTCTTCTGCTCTAATGACTTAAATAGAGAGCTCGTTAATATAATCGTTTTTTCTAAACTCTCACTTGAGGAAATTAAAGCCTTTTTCAATGACTATGTTAGCATGGAGACCTTCTTACACCTTGAAAAGAAGTATGGAGAGGATCTTAAAAATCTGAAGGTGAATAACTTGGATGAACTAAGGGATATTCTCCCCAAGAAGAGTAAACGCCGTACGCCGCCTGCATTGCCAGTTAAGGATAAAATTGTTTTAGAAAATAATCTTATTGATGAAAAGAAAGACGTACGCATAGAGGAGAATTAAGCTTGAGGTGGAATCGCCCCTGTGCGAAGGTAGAGGGGCTTGAGGAAGAAAAGAATAGTCTTTATGGGGTCCGATGCCATTGCGTTGCCGGCTGTGCGGTTTTTGCAGGAGCAGAAGGCGGTTTGTGAGGTTGTTGGCGTTTTTAGCCAGCCAGATAGGCCTTCCGGTCGAGGGAAGCATTTGCATGCCAATCCTGTGGCTGCGTGGGCGTTAGAAAATGACATCACTTTATTGAGACCAGAGCGCTTGAGCGCTGGGGAGGTAGCGTGGTTGAGAGAGGCAGCCGTGGATCTCATTGTAGTAATGGCTTATGGCCATATCCTTAAACCGGATCTGTTAGCAGTGCCGCCGCTGGGGGTCGTTAATTTGCACTCCTCATTATTGCCTAAGTACCGTGGTGCATCGCCGATTGTAGGTGCGATTGCGAGCGGAGAGGAAGCAACAGGCGTTACCCTGATGGAGATCGTTCCCGAGATGGACGCAGGGGCTATTATCGATCAGGAAATAGTGCCAATAAAACCGGCAGAAACCGCCATAGAAATAACAGAAAAGATAGCTGACGCTTGCATCCCTTTACTAGAAAGGACTTTAAGCGCATTACTGAGCGTGAAATATTCAAAAACAGAGCAGGATAAGACGCAAGCGAGCTATACCAGAAAACTGAAAAAAGAAGATGGACAGCTAGATTTCGGGCTAACGGCCGAGGAATTAGTCAATCGACACAGAGCCCTTCAGCCCTGGCCAGGAAGCTTTTTCGAGTATGATAATATTGTCCTAAAAGTGGGAGATTGCGCCACTGATACAATAGCAGAGCAGCCTGCAGAGTGCGGAACAATCCTGGAAGCATCCGAAAAAGGAATCGCCATACAGACCGCTTCCGGAGCTATTTTAATTAAAAAAATCCAGCGACCAGGCGGTAAGATGCTTTCTGCATCAGACTTCCTAAGAGGGTTCCACCTAGAAACCGGTATAGCATTAAACTACAAGCCATCCACCCCATTAGTTAGCCAGGAACCATTCCCTCGAAAAAAGAAAAATCCCTGAGATAGTTTACGAAACAACCCCTGAGTGTGCCCCCCTGAAAAGGTTTATGAATAGTCTTTTTCTGTTTATTTCTTAACTATTAGCTGGAATGAACTACAAATTAATACAACATAAAACAGCCATTTCCTAGCGATTTACGCTACATTCATTAGACATAAAAGGCGGGGTTTGTTTCACCTGAAACAAACATGGGTAAAAATAGTGCTCAAAAATACACCCATTATGCCGCAATTATGTCCTCTGCAACCTGGGTTAGCAGCCCCGTTTTTTAATGGAAAATTTCCGCAAACATAATATTTTCCTGCGAGTTTTCACCAAACTGACCCTTGCCAGCCCTCCCGGAAAACGGTTTATGAACAATCTTTTGCTGTTTATTTTTTGGGCATTTATAGAAACGAATTACAATCTAAAACGATATAAAATAGTCATTCCCTAGCCATTTACGCTACATTTATTAGACATAAAAGGCGGGGTTTGTTTCACCTGAAACAAACCCGGACCTTATTAGTGAACTTAAGTTCAGTATCCTGCAGGAGCTTTTGACTTGAACCCTTTAAGGGTAATTATTGCCGATTTCAAACTCGAAGTGCAACACTAGGTAAAAAGAAAGAAAGGAAAGTGAAGGAACCGGAAGAAAAAAGCCACTTCTATGAAAATCCCTAATAGTGCTTCCTTGCGTGAAACATTATTGAGCCTGTATGAAAGCCAACGCCTTGAGAAAAACATAAAAGCCTAAACGTGATTCCGAGCTCGGCGTATGCAAAAAAAACGAAAAAAAAGCTTGGAAAAATTTGTTTAACCATTAAAGTGTATATCACCTGGCGGTGAGGTAACCAAGCGGCCAAAGGATGCAGACTGTAAATCTGTCGGGTTTAGCCCTTCGGGGGTTCGAATCCCTCCCTCACCACCATCTTTTTTATCAAAATCTTGTCATTTTGATAAAGATGCCCTAAGTTATTTGGAGGATAGCATGGTTATTGTTCTCCCATTGGCATGGGCTTAAATTCGATAGGGATGCCCCTATGAAAAAGAACTTGTTCAATAAAAGTAGATTTGATCACAAAAGCGAGAGAAGCAATGCCTGTTACAAGGCGTAATCAAATATCCAGTAATTCTTTATATTTCTTAGCCAAGCTATATTTTCTTGATTTAAAACTGTGATCAACAATTTTCAAGAAACCTCCTTCAACCCATTTTTTGCAAAGTGCTGCATTTGTTCGCGGTTGAAAGCCAAACAAATCACCAATTTGCTTGCTCGTAACGACATCGTATTCCCTGAATAGTTCTAACGCTTTGCGCTGCTTGGGATCTAATGTACGCATGAGGTCAGAATGATCTTTTTCACCTTTTTCATTACTTGCCATCATCTGGATAACAACTTTTTCAAAGGCAAAAGCCATACCTTCGGTGAAATATTCCACCCAATTGGTAATGTCCGCTTCAGCACGCCCAAAATAGTAATTATGAGAAGACCCAACACTCATTGCTCTATAATAGCCTAGTAAATTTTTAGCATAATACTCTTCGAGGGAATAAAGGCCCTTCAAGCCATAGCCACCAAGATGCAGAATCAGTGTTGTCAGCAATCTAGCAGTTCGACCATTACCATCGTAATAAGGGTGGATTGTTGCAAACTGATAATGCGCAATACCGGCAACAATAGGACAGGGAAGCTCATCATTTTCTTTGATCCACGAAACTAAATTTCGCATGAGACCCGCAACATCCTTAGATTCCGGAGGCATGTAGACAATTGTTCCTGAGCCGCTATCTTTAATGACATTTTGTCCATCACGATAAGGAGTCGGCTTAACGCGCGTCCCACCATGGCTCATAACAAGCGCATGTAGTGTTTGTATTACTTTTTCAGTGACTGAAATGTTTTGCGCCGCATAGTGTTCAGACTGGGCTAATGCTGCGTAATAACCTTTGACCTCGTGCTCATCTCTTTCTCTACCGGGAAAATGACCATCAAGTTGAATGACTTCCTGTATTTCATCAGGCTTGAGTTGATTACCTTCTATCATGGTAGAATAGTGTGTGGTATATAATTTTGCTGTTTCACGCAAAGATGCGAGCACAGTTGGATTCACCGGCAACATTGCTACTTTTTCCTTAGCAGCTTCAATCCTCATGAGATGCTTAGCAATCGCTGGATTAATTGTATATACAGGTTTAAAATTTGTCGGCATAATGCAAGCTCGATACTGGTTTACGTTACATTATTAATCATGCCGATAAAATACTCACAAATCAAGCAGAATAGGCTCATAAGATTGTGTAATCTACCTGAATAAGGTGGTTTTGTGCTTCACATTTCCCAGACAGTTTTGAGAGCATTATAGTTAGCGATACTAACCACCACCCTCTTTGTATCAAAATCTTGTAATTTTGATAAAGATGCCCTAAGTTATTTGAAGAATCACCAAATAACCTCAAATAACGATACAATAATATTATGGTTGCCGTACCCTCTACAATGCTAGCGATTGGCACAAAAGCCCCTGAATTCACGCTGCCAGACCCATCTGAAAAGCAGTTTTCGCTAGAAAGCCTTACGGGAGCGAAAGGATATTGTATTATGTTTTTGTGTAATCATTGCCCCTTTGTAAAGCATATACAAAAGAAGTTAACAGAGGTTACGCAGGAATA includes:
- a CDS encoding methionyl-tRNA formyltransferase → MGSDAIALPAVRFLQEQKAVCEVVGVFSQPDRPSGRGKHLHANPVAAWALENDITLLRPERLSAGEVAWLREAAVDLIVVMAYGHILKPDLLAVPPLGVVNLHSSLLPKYRGASPIVGAIASGEEATGVTLMEIVPEMDAGAIIDQEIVPIKPAETAIEITEKIADACIPLLERTLSALLSVKYSKTEQDKTQASYTRKLKKEDGQLDFGLTAEELVNRHRALQPWPGSFFEYDNIVLKVGDCATDTIAEQPAECGTILEASEKGIAIQTASGAILIKKIQRPGGKMLSASDFLRGFHLETGIALNYKPSTPLVSQEPFPRKKKNP
- a CDS encoding cell filamentation protein Fic, producing MPTNFKPVYTINPAIAKHLMRIEAAKEKVAMLPVNPTVLASLRETAKLYTTHYSTMIEGNQLKPDEIQEVIQLDGHFPGRERDEHEVKGYYAALAQSEHYAAQNISVTEKVIQTLHALVMSHGGTRVKPTPYRDGQNVIKDSGSGTIVYMPPESKDVAGLMRNLVSWIKENDELPCPIVAGIAHYQFATIHPYYDGNGRTARLLTTLILHLGGYGLKGLYSLEEYYAKNLLGYYRAMSVGSSHNYYFGRAEADITNWVEYFTEGMAFAFEKVVIQMMASNEKGEKDHSDLMRTLDPKQRKALELFREYDVVTSKQIGDLFGFQPRTNAALCKKWVEGGFLKIVDHSFKSRKYSLAKKYKELLDI